The Verrucomicrobiota bacterium genome contains a region encoding:
- a CDS encoding DUF2851 family protein → MKVEVVAEIEGEYGPLTISERMVQKIWAKGDFRKSDLKTLEGAHLEILDLGQWNLLAGPDFKQIAIKVNGKVIHGDGELHFFDSDWETHNHESDPAFKNVILHILVFPPKIRKRSIRCSVEHTLLFLDLLPQGLESYAEEEALGALISGDETALEESLLELGFDDRMALLVESAAKRWKAKVDYAKRRIETLGWEEACHQTALEIMGYRYNRAAMLFLAGDYSLSALRSGNFSAADLYQAGHGRWRTSGTRPANHPRQRLFQYEDWINQRPLWPSDLEDSLRDFPQVPDSELIKTTRKTLALGKIRSLLAEKVVGGAVGGTRIENLICDGFLPLVAARSGRELFSYWYHWFPGDIPSALKRLFQLVNKGSPRRHALCNGALQGALQRMIEVRAPKRRK, encoded by the coding sequence GTGAAAGTCGAAGTCGTTGCAGAGATCGAAGGAGAATATGGGCCGCTTACTATTTCGGAGCGCATGGTTCAAAAAATTTGGGCCAAAGGAGATTTTCGGAAATCGGATTTAAAAACTCTGGAAGGTGCTCATCTGGAGATTCTGGATTTGGGCCAATGGAATCTCCTGGCTGGCCCGGATTTTAAACAGATTGCGATTAAGGTAAATGGAAAGGTTATTCACGGAGATGGTGAGCTACATTTCTTTGATTCGGATTGGGAGACTCACAACCATGAGTCGGATCCTGCGTTTAAAAATGTGATTTTGCACATTTTGGTATTTCCTCCTAAAATCCGGAAACGTTCTATCCGATGTTCTGTAGAGCACACGTTACTTTTTTTGGACCTTTTGCCTCAAGGTTTGGAAAGTTATGCGGAAGAAGAGGCATTGGGAGCGCTCATTTCTGGTGATGAGACTGCTTTGGAAGAATCTCTTCTGGAATTGGGATTCGATGACCGAATGGCACTTTTGGTAGAATCTGCCGCTAAACGTTGGAAGGCCAAAGTGGACTATGCAAAACGTCGAATTGAAACGCTTGGCTGGGAAGAGGCCTGTCACCAGACTGCGTTGGAAATCATGGGTTACCGGTACAACCGGGCTGCCATGCTTTTTCTGGCGGGTGATTATTCGTTGAGTGCCTTGCGATCGGGAAATTTCTCCGCAGCGGACCTCTACCAGGCGGGGCACGGAAGGTGGCGTACATCAGGCACACGTCCCGCCAATCATCCGCGTCAGCGACTTTTTCAGTATGAAGATTGGATCAATCAACGGCCGCTTTGGCCTTCCGATTTGGAGGACTCACTCAGAGATTTTCCCCAGGTTCCTGATTCTGAGCTTATTAAAACGACCCGTAAGACGCTTGCTTTGGGAAAAATCCGGAGCTTATTGGCAGAAAAGGTGGTTGGCGGTGCAGTCGGCGGAACTCGGATTGAGAACCTCATTTGTGACGGATTTTTGCCTTTGGTGGCCGCTCGCTCGGGGAGGGAGTTATTTTCTTACTGGTACCATTGGTTTCCTGGTGATATTCCATCTGCCTTGAAAAGACTTTTCCAACTAGTGAATAAGGGCTCTCCAAGACGGCATGCTTTATGCAATGGAGCGTTGCAGGGTGCTTTACAGCGGATGATTGAAGTTAGGGCACCAAAACGAAGAAAATAA
- the nusA gene encoding transcription termination factor NusA, which translates to MSSEILSVLEYMEKEKGIDRKDMIGAISLAIKTAASKGVNAGQELKVEIDPKTGGLHAWMLLNVVDSISDPTTEIHIEKARLIDKEMNLGDVFEKPIDPAFLGRIAAQTARQAIMQQVRQFEKERIFDDYKDSIGDVVSGIVRRRERSDLIIDLGKAEALLPAREKVHGEDYAPGERIRCLLLAIEQTNRGPELILSRAHSKFIRRLMELEVTEITDGTVVIKALAREPGYRTKIAVMSKDKKVDPVGACVGARGARVKSIVRELGGEKIDIIRYFEDPKEMLAEALKPAVPLNVEIDERNKRIHFEVADRDLSVAIGRRGQNARLTSRLMGWRLDISKEKIAGGFEDRKERAIAGLNQIPGISDELANRLVAVGLISPETFTGVEASDLLDAGFTQEEADEVLTKVKEFLSQ; encoded by the coding sequence ATGAGCAGCGAAATTTTATCCGTCCTGGAATATATGGAGAAGGAAAAGGGCATCGATCGAAAAGACATGATCGGCGCCATTTCCCTGGCTATCAAAACCGCGGCCAGCAAAGGTGTAAATGCCGGCCAAGAGCTCAAAGTCGAGATCGACCCTAAGACGGGTGGATTGCACGCATGGATGCTTCTCAATGTGGTTGACTCAATAAGTGATCCAACCACCGAGATTCACATCGAGAAGGCTCGATTGATTGACAAGGAAATGAACCTGGGTGACGTCTTCGAAAAGCCAATTGATCCTGCTTTCCTGGGTCGTATTGCTGCTCAAACTGCCAGACAGGCGATTATGCAGCAAGTCCGTCAATTTGAAAAAGAACGCATTTTCGATGATTACAAGGATTCGATTGGTGACGTGGTTTCCGGAATCGTTCGCCGCCGCGAGCGTAGTGATTTGATTATCGACTTGGGTAAGGCGGAAGCACTTCTTCCTGCCCGTGAAAAAGTACATGGCGAAGATTATGCTCCCGGAGAGCGTATTCGTTGCCTGTTACTGGCCATTGAGCAAACCAACCGTGGACCGGAATTGATTCTTTCACGCGCCCATTCAAAATTTATTCGCCGGCTCATGGAGCTGGAGGTCACGGAAATAACCGATGGAACGGTTGTGATCAAGGCTTTGGCCCGCGAGCCGGGATACCGGACTAAAATTGCGGTCATGAGCAAAGATAAAAAGGTCGACCCGGTAGGAGCTTGTGTAGGAGCCCGCGGAGCACGTGTTAAGAGTATTGTTCGCGAGCTGGGTGGAGAAAAAATTGATATCATTCGTTATTTTGAAGACCCTAAGGAAATGCTGGCGGAAGCACTGAAGCCAGCTGTGCCCCTGAATGTGGAGATCGACGAACGAAACAAACGGATTCACTTTGAAGTTGCAGACCGAGATCTTTCGGTAGCAATCGGTCGTCGCGGACAAAATGCGCGTCTTACATCCCGCCTCATGGGCTGGCGTCTCGACATTAGCAAAGAGAAGATCGCCGGTGGATTCGAAGACCGTAAGGAACGTGCAATTGCCGGGCTTAACCAGATTCCTGGAATTAGCGATGAGCTAGCTAATCGTTTGGTAGCTGTGGGCTTGATCAGTCCTGAAACATTTACAGGTGTTGAGGCATCTGACCTTCTGGATGCCGGGTTTACCCAAGAAGAGGCGGATGAAGTATTAACCAAAGTTAAGGAGTTTCTCTCCCAATAA